A window from Streptomyces sp. NBC_00335 encodes these proteins:
- a CDS encoding serine/threonine-protein kinase → MTERLIGDRYQLATILGQGGMGQVWTAYDRRLDRRVAVKLLRPDKVAGPGSVAEELRRRFVRECRVTAQVDHPGLVTVHDAGSDGDELYLVMQYVEGADLADHLAEHDPYPWPWAVSVIAQLCSVLSAVHAVPIVHRDLKPRNVMVRPDGTVLVLDLGVASVMDTDTTRLTSTGSPIGSPAYMAPEQAMGGAVGPHTDLYALGVVLYELLSGNVPFAGSTALGVLHRHLYEPPLPVRQLRPEVPQQLEAVLLSLLAKDPQDRPASAQAVYASLVPLLPHHGSGAPTGPLDPTRPFLRPQAPWPDRAHVIPPRPATPPPPARPDVPAAVEEAKKLLDQGRLTQAVDILGGILPAAAEQHGAHSPVVRSLRKQYAATLMDDGQYRRALPELRRLAEEFPAGDPQSLRFRYDAAQCLEQLGEPGAALAEYRALLPLFENHYANPDPGLPLEVRRRIAHLLLSLGDRPAAHDTLARLLFDAERLHGPNHPFTEEVRRTLLWLGQVR, encoded by the coding sequence GTGACGGAACGGCTCATCGGCGACCGCTACCAGCTCGCCACCATCCTCGGCCAGGGCGGCATGGGCCAGGTCTGGACGGCGTACGACCGGCGACTGGACCGCCGCGTCGCCGTCAAACTGCTGCGCCCCGACAAGGTGGCGGGCCCCGGCTCCGTGGCCGAGGAGCTGCGCCGGCGCTTCGTGCGCGAATGCCGGGTCACCGCCCAGGTGGACCACCCCGGGCTGGTCACCGTGCACGACGCGGGCAGTGACGGGGACGAGCTGTACCTCGTCATGCAGTACGTGGAGGGCGCCGACCTCGCCGACCACCTCGCCGAGCACGACCCGTACCCGTGGCCCTGGGCGGTCTCGGTGATCGCGCAGCTGTGCTCGGTGCTGTCGGCGGTGCACGCGGTGCCGATCGTCCACCGGGACCTGAAGCCGCGCAACGTCATGGTCCGCCCCGACGGGACCGTGCTGGTCCTGGACCTCGGTGTCGCCTCCGTGATGGACACCGACACCACCCGCCTCACCAGCACCGGTTCGCCGATCGGCAGCCCCGCGTACATGGCCCCCGAACAGGCCATGGGCGGGGCCGTCGGCCCGCACACCGACCTCTACGCGCTCGGCGTGGTCCTGTACGAGCTGCTGTCCGGCAACGTCCCCTTCGCCGGCTCCACCGCGCTCGGGGTGCTCCACCGCCACCTGTACGAACCCCCGCTCCCGGTGCGCCAGTTGCGCCCCGAGGTCCCGCAGCAGCTGGAGGCCGTACTCCTGAGCCTGCTGGCCAAGGACCCGCAGGACCGGCCCGCCTCCGCGCAGGCGGTGTACGCCTCCCTCGTGCCGCTGCTGCCCCACCACGGCTCGGGCGCCCCCACCGGCCCCCTCGACCCGACCCGGCCCTTCCTGCGCCCGCAGGCCCCCTGGCCCGACCGCGCCCACGTGATCCCGCCCCGGCCGGCCACCCCGCCCCCGCCGGCACGGCCGGACGTCCCGGCGGCCGTGGAGGAGGCCAAGAAGCTCCTCGACCAGGGCAGGCTCACCCAGGCGGTCGACATCCTCGGCGGCATCCTCCCGGCGGCGGCCGAGCAGCACGGCGCGCACTCGCCGGTGGTGCGCTCCCTGCGCAAGCAGTACGCGGCCACGCTGATGGACGACGGCCAGTACCGCCGCGCCCTGCCCGAACTGCGCCGGCTCGCGGAGGAGTTCCCGGCCGGCGACCCGCAGTCCCTGCGCTTCCGCTACGACGCGGCCCAGTGCCTGGAACAGCTCGGCGAACCGGGGGCCGCCCTCGCCGAGTACCGCGCGCTGCTGCCGCTCTTCGAGAACCACTACGCGAACCCGGACCCGGGCCTCCCGCTGGAGGTCCGCCGCCGCATAGCGCACCTGCTGCTCTCCCTCGGCGACCGCCCGGCGGCCCACGACACCCTGGCCCGCCTCCTCTTCGACGCGGAACGCCTGCACGGCCCGAACCACCCCTTCACCGAGGAGGTCCGGCGCACCCTGCTCTGGCTGGGTCAGGTCCGCTGA
- a CDS encoding YfhO family protein produces the protein MSTPHRSPRRPGLLGSALAALVTTVAVCAGDAVARVFPYGPRHRSINDLGNQFVPFHAHLWDLLHGRAGGGLLLNWQSGYGTSFLPDFGTYLTSPFAVLVGLFPRQDIDLAVYVVTVVKTAAAAAAMAWLLRTQRRGPAWAAGLLGASYALCGWSVIEASYNPMWLDGLIAFPLLCLTGEWALRSRRPVVAVVVVALCWTANFYTAYMATLGAVLVLLVRLLLTRKGAARQLRVLVRAALTTTLGVALSAPVLVPLFLSSKQAYPGWSRPFEPVATEDLLSRLLPATYSFSSPALFIGTGTLLLVAALPFHRALAGRDRLVWTGLVLLVLLSFQWMPTHLAWHLFATPNGSAYRQTFVLAGIVVMAAWAGLAAGPPGARALAGGAAVLAVVLLAASGSTLTTSWGLALFGGGLALAGCAWWALRHRRLVLPAAAVLALVLLAQAAATTAQGHRGKLGDLDDYPVWGAAHSARAGALEDAEGWPAYRTDAGRPALTGNDPMLLGGEGGAYYSSHTPDLFTRTMAALGAGWTSRGRNVQSIDNPVTDAVFSVGARLQPDGTVTRAEVPPLVTVRPPGPEPVYGASPLANQELLLGARVYEDPLSPGVCRAGTEAFLWAPEYNGTARRADGPAFRLSAHTSRNRAALQPLGVSRGAASALVFGEAAPAQWQLSCLDRSLLTAAVDRLRATAAVSVRVGSSGVRAVLPPGSTGTAVLSAPAIAGWTCNGRPAASRLGLVAIPLDGRTTSVNCTFRPPGLVAGAAVAAAALLVLAALLGLPGRPGPLAAGRRRRRGPALPEGRLDLPRPGHRHDLPRPERQRT, from the coding sequence ATGTCGACTCCGCACCGCTCCCCGCGCCGCCCCGGCCTGCTCGGCTCGGCACTCGCCGCCCTCGTCACGACGGTGGCCGTGTGCGCCGGAGACGCCGTGGCGCGCGTCTTCCCGTACGGGCCGCGTCACCGCAGCATCAACGACCTCGGCAATCAGTTCGTGCCGTTCCACGCGCACCTGTGGGACCTGCTGCACGGGCGGGCCGGGGGCGGGCTGCTGCTGAACTGGCAGTCCGGGTACGGGACCAGCTTCCTGCCCGACTTCGGGACCTATCTGACCAGCCCGTTCGCGGTCCTGGTGGGGCTGTTCCCGCGCCAGGACATCGACCTCGCGGTGTACGTGGTCACGGTGGTCAAGACGGCGGCCGCCGCCGCCGCGATGGCCTGGCTGCTGCGCACCCAGCGGCGCGGGCCGGCGTGGGCGGCGGGGCTGCTCGGGGCCTCGTACGCGCTGTGCGGCTGGTCGGTGATCGAGGCCTCGTACAACCCGATGTGGCTGGACGGGCTGATCGCCTTCCCGCTCCTGTGTCTGACGGGTGAGTGGGCGCTGCGCTCGCGCCGGCCGGTGGTGGCCGTCGTGGTGGTGGCGCTCTGCTGGACGGCGAACTTCTACACCGCCTACATGGCGACGCTGGGCGCGGTCCTGGTGCTGCTGGTCCGGCTGCTCCTCACCCGGAAGGGTGCGGCGCGGCAGCTACGGGTCCTGGTGCGGGCGGCGCTGACGACCACGCTGGGCGTCGCCCTGTCGGCGCCGGTGCTCGTCCCCCTCTTCCTCAGCTCGAAGCAGGCCTACCCGGGGTGGTCCAGGCCGTTCGAGCCGGTGGCGACCGAGGACCTGCTGTCCCGGCTGCTGCCCGCCACCTACTCCTTCTCCTCCCCCGCCCTGTTCATCGGCACCGGGACCCTGCTGCTCGTGGCGGCCCTGCCCTTCCACCGGGCTCTGGCGGGGCGGGATCGGCTGGTGTGGACGGGGCTCGTCCTGCTGGTGCTGCTGTCCTTCCAGTGGATGCCGACGCACCTGGCCTGGCACCTCTTCGCGACGCCCAACGGCAGCGCGTACCGGCAGACCTTCGTGCTGGCCGGGATCGTGGTGATGGCCGCCTGGGCGGGGCTGGCGGCCGGCCCGCCCGGGGCGCGGGCGCTGGCGGGCGGCGCGGCGGTCCTGGCGGTCGTGCTGCTCGCGGCGAGCGGGAGCACGCTCACGACCTCGTGGGGGCTCGCCCTCTTCGGCGGCGGCCTGGCCCTGGCGGGCTGCGCCTGGTGGGCGCTGCGCCACCGGCGCCTGGTCCTGCCGGCGGCGGCCGTGCTGGCGCTGGTCCTGCTGGCCCAGGCGGCGGCGACCACCGCCCAGGGGCATCGGGGCAAGCTGGGGGACCTGGACGACTACCCGGTGTGGGGCGCGGCGCACTCCGCGCGCGCCGGGGCCCTGGAGGACGCCGAGGGCTGGCCCGCGTACCGCACGGACGCCGGGCGGCCGGCGCTGACGGGCAACGACCCGATGCTGCTGGGCGGGGAGGGCGGCGCGTACTACAGCAGCCACACCCCGGACCTGTTCACGCGGACCATGGCGGCCCTCGGGGCGGGCTGGACCTCGCGCGGCCGCAATGTGCAGAGCATCGACAACCCGGTGACGGACGCCGTGTTCTCCGTCGGCGCCCGGCTGCAGCCCGACGGCACGGTGACCCGCGCCGAGGTCCCGCCGCTGGTCACGGTCCGCCCGCCGGGCCCGGAACCGGTGTACGGGGCCTCGCCCCTCGCCAACCAGGAGCTGCTGCTGGGCGCGCGGGTCTACGAGGATCCGCTCTCCCCCGGGGTCTGCCGGGCGGGGACGGAGGCCTTCCTGTGGGCTCCCGAGTACAACGGGACGGCCCGCCGCGCGGACGGCCCGGCCTTCCGGCTGAGCGCCCACACGTCGCGCAACAGGGCCGCCCTGCAACCCCTGGGGGTCTCCCGCGGCGCGGCCTCGGCGCTGGTCTTCGGGGAGGCGGCGCCGGCGCAGTGGCAGCTGTCCTGTCTGGACCGCTCCCTGCTGACGGCGGCCGTCGACCGGCTGCGCGCCACGGCGGCGGTGTCCGTGCGGGTCGGGTCCTCGGGCGTCCGTGCGGTGCTCCCGCCGGGCAGCACGGGCACGGCGGTGCTCTCCGCCCCCGCGATCGCGGGCTGGACCTGCAACGGACGCCCGGCCGCCTCCCGGCTGGGTCTGGTCGCGATCCCGCTGGACGGCCGCACCACCAGCGTGAACTGCACCTTCCGGCCCCCGGGCCTCGTCGCGGGCGCAGCGGTCGCCGCGGCGGCCCTGCTGGTCCTGGCGGCCCTGCTGGGGCTGCCCGGCCGACCCGGACCGCTCGCGGCGGGCCGGCGGCGTCGGCGCGGGCCGGCCCTGCCGGAGGGCCGGCTCGACCTGCCCCGGCCCGGGCACCGGCACGACCTGCCCCGGCCGGAGCGTCAGCGGACCTGA
- a CDS encoding SurA N-terminal domain-containing protein, protein MHRRTALSVSAALLLAAPLLSACSGEARPGTAAVIGGERITTSALQAQVNDVRTAQNRSEHAAELIAAVPQLDRVKLSTMLQSRILDRMAKDAGITVTPKDLQEARKAYDEGNRGAAAFEEAILQKAAVAPDQIERWVRDQVLFEKLNAKYGEGKLAEPAAKAAAKLGIEVNPRYGVWDPQRVTLGEHSTPWITQVTRPEQPPAGA, encoded by the coding sequence TTGCACCGTCGCACAGCGCTCTCCGTTTCCGCCGCCCTGCTCCTGGCGGCCCCTCTGCTGTCCGCGTGCTCGGGCGAAGCCCGCCCCGGCACCGCGGCCGTGATCGGCGGCGAACGGATCACCACCTCCGCGCTCCAGGCCCAGGTGAACGACGTCCGCACCGCACAGAACCGCTCCGAACACGCGGCCGAGCTCATCGCGGCCGTCCCGCAGCTCGACCGGGTCAAGCTCAGCACCATGCTGCAGAGCCGGATCCTCGACCGGATGGCGAAGGACGCCGGGATCACCGTCACCCCCAAGGACCTCCAGGAGGCCCGCAAGGCCTACGACGAGGGCAACCGCGGGGCCGCGGCCTTCGAGGAGGCGATCTTGCAGAAGGCCGCCGTCGCCCCCGACCAGATCGAGCGCTGGGTCCGCGACCAGGTGCTCTTCGAGAAGCTGAACGCCAAGTACGGCGAGGGCAAGCTCGCCGAGCCCGCCGCGAAGGCCGCGGCCAAGCTCGGCATCGAGGTCAACCCGCGCTACGGCGTCTGGGACCCCCAGCGGGTCACCCTCGGCGAGCACTCGACCCCGTGGATCACCCAGGTCACCCGGCCCGAGCAGCCCCCGGCCGGCGCCTAG
- a CDS encoding nucleoside triphosphate pyrophosphohydrolase, whose protein sequence is MTDDVSSEPTGRIVLLTTSHRVAPGMLSWPAWQTLHAADRVLCADPGHVQLPYLREAGVDVALETPDAQALIEECAGGQTVVVLLSGEGDRRLTDGLARFAGSGRVAVPDLELLPGSYDLPGARLLDLVQVMDRVRRECPWTSEQTHEGLAKYAIEEAYELVEAIEAGDREELREELGDVLLQVVFHARIAEEGGPGEEDEPFSIDDVAGALVEKLIHRHPHVFGDATAETPEDVNAHWQRTKQVEKQRESVTDGIPLGQPGLALAAKLAGRARAGEVPVELPRGEGVGYELLDLAARAEAAGTDPETALRAAARTYRDAIRAAEGVGE, encoded by the coding sequence GTGACTGACGACGTGTCCTCCGAGCCCACCGGCCGCATCGTGCTGCTGACCACCAGCCACCGGGTGGCCCCCGGCATGCTGTCCTGGCCCGCCTGGCAGACCCTGCACGCCGCGGACCGGGTGCTGTGCGCCGACCCGGGCCACGTCCAGCTCCCCTACCTCCGCGAGGCGGGCGTCGACGTGGCCCTGGAGACGCCGGACGCCCAGGCGCTGATCGAGGAGTGCGCCGGCGGGCAGACGGTCGTCGTCCTGCTCAGCGGCGAGGGAGACCGGCGGCTCACCGACGGGCTGGCCCGCTTCGCCGGCTCGGGCCGGGTCGCCGTACCGGACCTGGAGCTGCTGCCGGGCTCGTACGATCTGCCGGGCGCGCGCCTGCTCGACCTCGTCCAGGTCATGGACCGGGTCCGGCGCGAATGCCCCTGGACCTCGGAGCAGACGCACGAGGGACTGGCGAAGTACGCCATCGAAGAGGCCTACGAGCTGGTCGAGGCCATCGAGGCCGGGGACCGCGAAGAACTGCGCGAGGAGCTCGGCGACGTCCTGCTCCAGGTGGTCTTCCACGCGCGCATTGCCGAGGAGGGCGGCCCCGGTGAAGAGGACGAGCCGTTCTCCATCGACGACGTGGCAGGGGCCCTCGTCGAGAAGCTGATCCACCGGCACCCGCACGTCTTCGGCGACGCGACCGCGGAAACCCCGGAGGACGTGAACGCGCACTGGCAGCGCACCAAGCAGGTGGAGAAGCAGCGGGAGTCGGTGACCGACGGGATCCCGCTCGGCCAGCCCGGTCTCGCGCTCGCGGCCAAGCTGGCGGGCCGTGCCCGTGCGGGGGAGGTGCCCGTGGAACTGCCCCGCGGGGAGGGCGTCGGGTACGAACTGCTGGATCTGGCGGCGCGCGCCGAGGCGGCGGGGACCGACCCCGAGACCGCGCTGCGCGCGGCGGCCCGGACCTACCGGGACGCGATCCGTGCGGCCGAGGGCGTCGGCGAGTAG
- the tnpB gene encoding IS607 family element RNA-guided endonuclease TnpB: MNNSSHFFQWISRILSKYPDAVKKFKPQLGFTVRAHKLALDPNATANRRLHSHGGGARAAYNWAVVYVTTVWWQRKAEQSYGIPEDELTPWRSWSLPSLRKAFNEDKHSNPHFADWWEENSKEAYNTGLANASAAFDNFTKSKSGKRRGPKMGVPRFKLKRKARLTCRFTTGTIRIEPDGRHVTLPRIGTVRIHENRADLRALIDAGDMRILSATACLDRGRWFVSLQAEQKHQLGKVARPDTAVGIDLGIKTLAVLADSDGVLSEEPNPRHLDRAQKQLRRASRIASRRRGPDRHSGQKASKRWEKANQARNKIHHRVANLREDTLHKMTTRLASKYGTIVVENLNVAGMGRNRRLSRCIADAAFGEIRRQLTYKTRRHGTRLVVADRWYPSSKTCSRCGVVKAKLPLSMRVFECDNCGLVLDRDTNAGRNLVALAARTTGTGAAGDLDPAKSESKPRGANRKTRTTRPRRKAGPGRAGGAIPSPRAGKETGDRQQDASAQLALW, translated from the coding sequence TTGAACAACAGTTCCCATTTCTTCCAGTGGATATCTCGTATTCTCAGCAAATATCCTGATGCTGTGAAGAAGTTCAAGCCGCAGCTGGGCTTCACCGTCCGCGCGCACAAGCTCGCCCTGGACCCGAACGCAACGGCCAACCGCCGCCTGCATTCACACGGAGGTGGGGCGCGGGCCGCATACAACTGGGCGGTCGTGTACGTCACCACTGTGTGGTGGCAGCGTAAGGCTGAGCAGTCGTACGGCATCCCCGAGGACGAGCTGACTCCGTGGCGATCGTGGTCGCTGCCCTCGCTGCGGAAGGCGTTCAACGAGGACAAGCACAGCAACCCGCACTTCGCCGACTGGTGGGAGGAGAATTCCAAAGAGGCGTACAACACGGGCCTAGCCAACGCTTCAGCTGCGTTCGACAACTTCACGAAGTCGAAGAGCGGCAAGCGCAGGGGCCCGAAGATGGGTGTCCCTCGCTTCAAATTGAAACGGAAGGCACGCCTGACCTGCCGGTTCACCACGGGCACGATCCGCATCGAGCCTGACGGCCGGCACGTCACTCTGCCCAGGATCGGCACCGTCCGCATCCACGAGAACCGAGCCGACCTGCGAGCCCTCATCGACGCGGGGGACATGCGGATCCTCTCCGCGACCGCATGTCTGGACCGAGGCCGCTGGTTCGTGTCCCTTCAGGCCGAGCAGAAACACCAGCTCGGGAAGGTGGCTCGCCCGGACACGGCGGTCGGTATCGACCTCGGTATCAAAACGCTGGCCGTCCTCGCGGACAGCGATGGTGTCCTCAGCGAGGAACCCAACCCACGCCACCTCGACCGCGCCCAGAAACAGCTGCGCCGCGCCAGCCGGATCGCCTCCCGTCGGCGCGGCCCCGACCGGCACTCCGGGCAGAAGGCGTCGAAGCGCTGGGAGAAGGCCAACCAGGCCCGAAACAAGATCCATCACCGGGTCGCGAACCTCCGCGAGGACACCCTCCACAAGATGACGACCCGCCTCGCCTCCAAGTACGGCACGATCGTCGTCGAGAACCTCAACGTCGCCGGCATGGGCCGCAACCGCCGCCTGTCCCGATGTATAGCGGACGCCGCGTTCGGCGAGATCCGACGCCAGCTCACCTACAAAACCCGTCGGCACGGCACCCGCCTCGTCGTGGCCGACCGCTGGTACCCCTCCTCGAAAACCTGCTCCCGCTGCGGTGTGGTGAAAGCCAAGCTGCCCCTCAGCATGCGCGTCTTCGAGTGCGACAACTGCGGCCTCGTCCTCGACCGGGACACGAACGCCGGACGTAACTTGGTCGCTCTAGCGGCCCGCACGACAGGTACCGGAGCGGCCGGAGACCTGGACCCCGCCAAGTCGGAGTCGAAGCCCCGTGGAGCCAACCGCAAGACCCGCACCACCCGCCCGCGCCGCAAGGCCGGACCGGGGCGGGCAGGTGGCGCAATCCCCAGCCCCCGGGCCGGGAAGGAAACGGGTGACCGTCAACAGGACGCCAGCGCGCAACTCGCACTCTGGTGA
- a CDS encoding globin domain-containing protein, producing MVERRAEHAVKFFYSHLFWHNPGVRDLFPASFEDMERQRDRLFAALTHVIAHLENETLVPYLRDLGRDHRKFLAGPEHYAAVGTSLIAALAEASGSAWHPQAEKAWSEAYQVIADAMMAGAADSDDPPWWDAEVVRHLLYGQDIGVLTLRPHTPFPHLPGQYASVSSDRVPTTWRTYSLGNAPRADGTLDLHVSRIEGGRLSTALIRETQPGDVLRLGAAGGQMTFRREDRPVSFIAAGTGWAPVRAMMEDLAEHPPDQDVRLFVVARDAAHLYDRPLIDEYAASLAWLSVTYITPAPGQHRNQATDRLATALSNRGLWPDQDVYLSGPPQFIRETSYLLEELGARPDRIFYDSVPASGKSHEPGNRPMGFGEWFLNRPDPHWHNPSGRAPREY from the coding sequence AAGTTCTTCTACTCCCACCTGTTCTGGCACAACCCCGGAGTCCGTGATCTCTTCCCGGCCTCCTTCGAAGACATGGAACGACAGCGGGACCGGCTCTTCGCCGCCCTCACCCATGTGATCGCCCACCTGGAGAACGAAACGCTCGTCCCCTATCTCCGCGACCTCGGCCGCGACCACCGCAAGTTCCTGGCGGGGCCCGAGCACTACGCGGCCGTGGGCACCAGCCTCATCGCCGCGCTCGCCGAGGCCTCCGGGTCCGCCTGGCACCCCCAGGCAGAAAAGGCCTGGTCAGAGGCATATCAGGTGATCGCCGACGCGATGATGGCCGGCGCCGCCGACAGCGACGACCCGCCCTGGTGGGACGCGGAAGTGGTACGCCACCTGCTGTACGGGCAGGACATCGGCGTCCTCACCCTCCGCCCGCACACCCCTTTCCCCCATCTCCCCGGCCAGTACGCGAGCGTGAGCAGCGACCGGGTCCCGACGACCTGGCGCACGTACTCCCTGGGGAACGCGCCGCGCGCCGACGGGACGCTCGACCTGCACGTCAGCCGGATCGAGGGGGGCCGCCTCAGCACCGCCCTGATCCGGGAGACACAGCCCGGGGACGTGCTGCGGCTCGGCGCGGCCGGCGGGCAGATGACCTTCCGCCGCGAGGACCGCCCGGTCAGCTTCATCGCCGCCGGCACCGGCTGGGCCCCGGTCCGCGCCATGATGGAGGACCTCGCGGAGCACCCTCCCGATCAGGACGTGCGGCTCTTCGTGGTCGCCCGGGACGCCGCCCACCTCTACGACCGCCCGCTCATCGACGAGTACGCGGCTTCGCTGGCCTGGCTGAGCGTCACCTACATCACCCCCGCCCCCGGTCAGCACCGCAACCAGGCCACCGACCGGCTGGCGACCGCGCTCAGCAACCGCGGGCTCTGGCCCGACCAGGACGTCTACCTCAGCGGTCCGCCGCAGTTCATCCGGGAGACCTCGTACCTCCTGGAGGAGCTCGGCGCCCGCCCCGACCGGATCTTCTACGACTCCGTACCTGCCAGTGGCAAGAGCCACGAGCCGGGAAACCGCCCGATGGGCTTCGGGGAGTGGTTCTTGAACCGGCCCGACCCGCACTGGCACAACCCGTCGGGCCGCGCCCCACGGGAGTACTGA